Proteins from a genomic interval of Lolium perenne isolate Kyuss_39 chromosome 1, Kyuss_2.0, whole genome shotgun sequence:
- the LOC127302791 gene encoding uncharacterized protein, whose amino-acid sequence MTPASMVGMPKSPRSMAFSAAAAPFGERRKARFCVAASGRDEQHQPALPSMAAVPASLRAIQAKRKMAAARGVPRATSAAGCAVAALAAAVEAVQGAAVGGASGAARGAGDAVAWVFQKVHFESPDLAVGLLGLVASCLGTAVEMEMERMRAREAEASARKTEPVASAADAQDDDHCDDAEEADDVPMLVGLDVEKELWARIGIQHGDDDDNMPPMGVDEDEQEAINIARAELRKASYERIIATSEANSLILSNYAQLLYEFDKDLDRAEDYFKRAVAIEPPDGEAMRRYGMFLWQARGDLVGAEDMFTGAIDEDPDSSHHRSSYAWFLWMTGGVETCVIDSGSNNGPE is encoded by the exons ATGACGCCGGCGAGCATGGTTGGCATGCCCAAGAGCCCCCGGTCTATGGCGTTCTCGGCAGCTGCCGCGCCGTTCGGGGAGCGGAGGAAGGCCCGGTTCTGCGTCGCGGCGTCCGGCAGGGACGAACAGCATCAGCCGGCGCTACCGTCGATGGCTGCCGTGCCGGCGTCGCTGCGCGCGATCCAGGCCAAGAGGAagatggcggcggcgcgcggggtgcCGCGGGCGACGAGCGCGGCCGGGTGCGCGGTGGCGGCACTGgccgcggccgtggaggcggtgCAGGGCGCGGCGGTCGGCGGAGCCTCGGGCGCCGCGCGCGGTGCCGGGGACGCCGTGGCCTGGGTCTTCCAGAAGGTGCACTTCGAGTCTCCCGACCTCGCCGTGGGCCTGCTCGGCCTCGTCGCGTCATGCCTCGGCACGGccgtggagatggagatggagcgGATGAGGGCCAGGGAGGCCGAGGCGTCGGCCAGAAAGACGGAACCCGTTGCCAGTGCCGCCGACGCCCAGGACGATGACCACTGCGACGACGCGGAGGAGGCCGACGATGTGCCAATGCTGGTGGGGCTGGACGTGGAGAAGGAGCTCTGGGCCAGGATCGGCATCCAGCATGGCGACGACGACGATAACATGCCGCCGATGGGCGTggacgaggacgagcaggaggccATCAACATCGCCCGCGCCGAGCTGCGCAAGGCCTCGTACGAGCGGATCATCGCCACCTCAGAGGCCAACTCGCTCATCCTCTCCAACTACGCGCAGCTCCTCTACGAGTTCGACAAGGATCTCGACAG GGCTGAGGACTACTTCAAGCGTGCCGTGGCCATCGAGCCGCCTGACGGCGAGGCGATGCGGAGATACGGCATGTTCCTCTGGCAAGCCCGCGGCGACCTCGTCGGCGCAGAGGACATGTTCACCGGCGCCATCGACGAGGATCCGGACAGCAGCCACCACCGGAGCAGCTACGCGTGGTTCCTCTGGATGACCGGCGGCGTTGAGACCTGCGTCATCGACTCCGGCAGCAACAACGGCCCCGAGTGA